One segment of Ascidiaceihabitans donghaensis DNA contains the following:
- a CDS encoding adenosine kinase, translating into MTKYQVVGIGNAVVDVIAQCSEGFLKENDIEKGIMQLVEKDRSAALFSTMPASRVQTPGGSVANTIAGIGSLGLPTAFIGRVRNDILGTFYAESMIEDGTDFVNTPVEDDDLPTSRSMIFVSPDGERSMNTYLGISTELGPDDVPEDVASDTAIMFLEGYLFDKDAGKEAFLQASRLTRQAGGMAGIAISDPFCVNRHRADFLRMIGEELDFVIGNEAEMKSLFETDDVEEALAKTAAMCPLVVCTRSGEGVTIVRGDERVDVPVQTVVPVDATGAGDQFAAGFLFGLATGRDLNTCGRMGNACASEVISHIGPRPERDMMDVFKAEGLV; encoded by the coding sequence ATGACGAAGTATCAAGTGGTTGGCATAGGCAATGCCGTTGTTGACGTAATCGCCCAATGTTCCGAAGGCTTCCTGAAAGAAAACGACATCGAAAAAGGCATCATGCAGCTGGTCGAAAAGGACCGCTCTGCCGCACTTTTTTCAACGATGCCAGCCAGCCGCGTGCAAACGCCCGGTGGATCGGTTGCCAACACGATTGCAGGCATAGGCTCGCTTGGGTTGCCCACCGCCTTCATCGGTCGGGTCCGCAACGACATCTTGGGCACATTCTACGCTGAATCCATGATCGAAGATGGCACAGATTTCGTAAATACGCCGGTCGAAGACGATGATCTTCCCACATCGCGCAGCATGATTTTTGTATCCCCGGACGGGGAACGGTCGATGAACACCTATCTTGGCATCTCAACAGAGCTCGGCCCCGACGACGTACCAGAGGACGTGGCATCCGACACCGCAATCATGTTCCTTGAGGGATATTTGTTCGATAAGGACGCAGGCAAAGAAGCATTTTTGCAAGCCTCCCGTTTGACACGCCAAGCCGGCGGTATGGCTGGCATCGCAATCTCTGACCCTTTCTGCGTCAACCGTCACCGCGCGGACTTTTTGCGCATGATCGGGGAAGAACTTGATTTTGTCATCGGCAACGAAGCTGAAATGAAGTCGTTGTTTGAAACCGACGACGTCGAAGAAGCCCTGGCCAAAACAGCCGCGATGTGTCCGCTGGTGGTTTGCACCCGCTCTGGCGAAGGCGTCACAATTGTGCGTGGCGACGAACGCGTAGACGTGCCTGTGCAAACGGTTGTTCCCGTGGACGCCACGGGTGCAGGCGACCAATTCGCTGCAGGCTTCCTGTTCGGGCTGGCCACAGGACGCGATCTGAACACATGCGGGCGCATGGGCAATGCCTGCGCATCCGAGGTGATCAGTCACATCGGGCCGCGTCCCGAACGCGACATGATGGATGTCTTCAAGGCTGAAGGTCTGGTCTGA
- a CDS encoding GNAT family N-acetyltransferase → MLTDGYHDVPAGRLAMVVTHLEMHAKPATTQVCLPDGITLRAVPSPTLDWYRDIYRRVGADWLWFSRLELSDADLAAIIHDPKVRIFTLSVNGQDEALLELDFRHDGACELAFFGLTDTLIGQGVGRGLMAHAIQMAWAEPITLFHVHTCTLDSPQALSFYRRSGFTPMRQQIEIAPDNRIKGTAGFTRNHAPHVPIFD, encoded by the coding sequence ATGCTGACAGACGGCTATCATGATGTGCCTGCGGGGCGCCTTGCGATGGTCGTCACCCATCTGGAAATGCATGCCAAACCCGCAACAACACAGGTGTGCCTGCCAGACGGCATCACATTGCGCGCAGTGCCATCCCCGACACTGGACTGGTACCGCGACATCTATCGCCGCGTCGGCGCGGACTGGCTGTGGTTTTCACGACTTGAGTTGTCGGATGCGGACCTGGCAGCGATTATACACGACCCCAAAGTGCGCATCTTTACCTTGTCTGTGAACGGACAGGACGAAGCCCTGCTTGAACTGGATTTCCGCCACGATGGCGCCTGTGAGCTTGCCTTTTTCGGACTGACGGATACCTTGATCGGCCAAGGGGTCGGGCGCGGATTGATGGCGCATGCGATCCAGATGGCGTGGGCCGAACCCATCACGCTGTTTCATGTGCACACCTGCACGTTGGACAGCCCGCAAGCGCTGTCCTTCTACCGCCGCTCCGGGTTCACGCCCATGCGCCAACAGATCGAAATTGCCCCCGACAACCGAATCAAAGGCACTGCAGGATTTACGCGCAACCACGCGCCCCATGTGCCTATCTTTGACTAG
- a CDS encoding RNA pyrophosphohydrolase yields MTPEDIAKLPYRQNVGVMVLNAQGQVFVGQRKDNAVAAWQMPQGGIDKGEDARTAALRELEEETGISPDLVTIVAQSEDWIPYDLPHALVPKLWKGRYRGQEQKWFLMQFSGTDADVNIQTEHPEFSAWRWLESADLVNNIVPFKRDVYVRVVEAFKEYL; encoded by the coding sequence ATGACGCCCGAAGACATCGCAAAACTTCCCTACCGCCAAAATGTCGGCGTAATGGTCTTGAACGCCCAAGGTCAGGTTTTTGTGGGGCAGCGCAAAGACAACGCTGTTGCGGCTTGGCAAATGCCGCAAGGCGGGATCGACAAGGGCGAGGATGCACGCACAGCCGCCTTGCGCGAACTGGAGGAAGAGACCGGTATTTCCCCCGATCTGGTGACGATCGTGGCACAAAGCGAAGACTGGATCCCTTACGATTTGCCCCATGCCCTTGTGCCCAAATTGTGGAAAGGGCGGTACCGCGGTCAGGAACAAAAATGGTTTCTGATGCAGTTTTCGGGCACCGATGCAGATGTAAACATCCAGACAGAGCATCCAGAGTTTTCGGCATGGCGCTGGCTGGAGTCTGCCGATCTGGTGAACAACATTGTACCCTTCAAGCGCGATGTTTACGTTAGGGTTGTCGAAGCTTTCAAAGAGTATCTGTGA
- a CDS encoding peroxiredoxin: protein MAIKQGDTLPDTTLVEMTADGPAPVKLSDKTKGRKVVIFAVPGAFTPTCHSAHVPSFIRTKDQFDAKGVDEIICVSVNDPFVMNAWGEATGATAAGITMLGDAESAFTSGIGMDFSAPPAGLMARSKRYAMLVDDGVVSLLQEEENPGMCEVSAGEGLLASM from the coding sequence ATGGCGATCAAGCAAGGCGACACGCTTCCCGACACAACATTGGTCGAAATGACCGCCGATGGGCCAGCGCCCGTGAAATTGTCCGACAAAACCAAAGGCCGCAAAGTGGTGATTTTTGCTGTGCCGGGCGCCTTTACCCCCACATGCCATTCAGCGCATGTGCCAAGCTTTATCCGCACCAAGGACCAGTTTGACGCCAAGGGCGTGGATGAAATCATCTGTGTGTCGGTGAATGATCCCTTCGTGATGAACGCATGGGGCGAAGCAACGGGCGCTACAGCGGCGGGCATCACAATGCTGGGCGACGCAGAAAGCGCGTTCACAAGCGGCATTGGCATGGACTTTAGCGCACCACCTGCGGGTTTGATGGCGCGGTCCAAGCGGTATGCGATGCTGGTCGACGACGGTGTGGTGTCGCTGCTTCAGGAAGAAGAAAACCCCGGTATGTGTGAAGTATCAGCCGGCGAGGGCCTGCTTGCCTCTATGTAA
- a CDS encoding NAD(P)/FAD-dependent oxidoreductase, producing MRKIVVIGAGQAGASCVAKLRNGGFEGSITLIGEEPVPPYQRPPLSKAYLLGDMALERMFLRPESFYAENDIDLRMGTRVTAIDAAAKTVTAGQDVLPYDDLVLATGSIPNRLPASIGGALDGVCVVRDLADVDAMAPRFTQGAKVLIVGGGYIGLEAAAVASKLGLQVTLVEMADRILQRVAAPETSDFFRDLHTRHGVTIREGVGLERLTGEGAVTGAVLSDGTVLDVNFVIVGVGIQPATALADMAGVTIENGIKTDTHGRTSDPHIWAAGDCASFPYGKGRIRLESVPNAIDQAECVASNIMGADVAYVAKPWFWSDQYDVKLQIAGLNTGYDRVVTRQGDGATSFWYYKADTLLAVDAANDPRGYMIGKRLIEAGKSPAPKIIADPDTDMKALLKS from the coding sequence ATGCGCAAAATCGTTGTTATCGGAGCCGGTCAAGCCGGAGCATCTTGTGTCGCGAAACTGCGCAATGGCGGGTTTGAAGGATCCATCACCCTGATCGGCGAAGAACCTGTTCCCCCCTATCAGCGCCCCCCATTGTCCAAAGCCTATCTTCTGGGCGACATGGCGCTGGAGCGCATGTTTTTGCGCCCCGAAAGCTTCTATGCCGAAAATGACATTGATCTGCGTATGGGCACCCGCGTCACTGCGATTGATGCAGCGGCCAAGACAGTCACAGCCGGTCAGGACGTTTTGCCTTACGACGATCTTGTGTTGGCCACGGGCTCTATCCCCAACCGCCTGCCCGCCAGCATCGGCGGCGCTTTGGATGGCGTCTGCGTGGTCCGCGATTTGGCGGATGTGGACGCGATGGCCCCCCGTTTCACGCAAGGGGCCAAGGTTCTGATTGTCGGCGGCGGCTACATCGGACTTGAGGCCGCGGCCGTGGCTTCCAAGCTGGGGTTGCAGGTGACATTGGTGGAAATGGCCGACCGTATCCTACAGCGCGTTGCCGCTCCCGAAACCTCTGATTTCTTCCGCGATCTGCACACACGCCATGGCGTCACCATCCGCGAGGGCGTTGGTCTGGAACGGCTGACCGGTGAAGGCGCTGTCACAGGCGCAGTGTTGAGCGATGGCACTGTATTGGACGTGAACTTTGTGATTGTGGGCGTGGGCATCCAGCCTGCAACCGCGCTGGCCGATATGGCCGGTGTCACCATCGAAAACGGCATCAAGACCGACACCCATGGCCGCACCAGCGATCCCCACATCTGGGCCGCAGGCGATTGCGCGTCCTTTCCCTACGGCAAGGGCCGCATCCGCCTTGAAAGCGTGCCCAACGCTATTGATCAGGCCGAATGTGTGGCGTCCAACATCATGGGCGCGGACGTGGCCTATGTTGCAAAACCGTGGTTCTGGTCGGATCAGTATGACGTGAAACTGCAAATCGCGGGGCTGAACACCGGATACGACCGCGTTGTGACCCGCCAAGGCGACGGTGCGACCTCTTTTTGGTACTATAAGGCCGACACTTTGCTGGCCGTGGACGCGGCCAATGATCCACGTGGCTACATGATCGGCAAGCGCCTGATCGAGGCGGGCAAATCCCCCGCACCCAAAATTATCGCTGACCCCGACACCGACATGAAGGCCTTGCTGAAGTCTTGA
- the rsmD gene encoding 16S rRNA (guanine(966)-N(2))-methyltransferase RsmD has protein sequence MRIIAGTWRSTALAHLGKGDKGAHLRPTSDRVRESLFSALTSRDVIDGARVLDLFAGTGALGLEALSRGASCVTFVENGRVGQRLVAENIAKLRCADKTHVMRMDATKLGPCPEAPFDLVFLDPPYGKSMGQRALQAAKEGGWLATNATLVWEESAPMLAPEGFALLDQRKYGDTHVTLLELL, from the coding sequence TTGAGGATCATTGCAGGCACATGGCGCAGCACCGCGCTGGCCCATCTGGGCAAGGGCGACAAGGGTGCGCATTTGCGCCCCACCTCGGACCGCGTGCGCGAAAGCCTGTTCTCGGCCCTGACCAGCCGCGATGTGATCGACGGGGCACGGGTTCTGGACCTGTTTGCAGGCACTGGCGCTTTGGGCCTTGAGGCCCTGTCGCGTGGGGCGTCTTGCGTCACATTCGTGGAAAACGGGCGTGTCGGCCAGCGTCTGGTTGCCGAAAACATCGCCAAGCTGCGCTGCGCCGATAAAACGCACGTCATGCGCATGGACGCGACCAAGCTGGGGCCCTGTCCTGAAGCCCCATTTGATCTGGTGTTTCTGGATCCGCCCTACGGAAAAAGCATGGGGCAACGCGCGTTGCAGGCCGCGAAAGAAGGCGGTTGGCTTGCCACAAATGCCACACTCGTTTGGGAAGAAAGCGCACCGATGTTGGCCCCTGAAGGGTTTGCCTTGCTGGACCAGCGCAAGTACGGTGACACCCATGTGACCCTGTTGGAACTTCTTTAG
- a CDS encoding M20 family metallopeptidase, whose amino-acid sequence MAKADATAQAAALFDGGAFETALGALVGYATESQVAGNHAVLDAYLDDAITPRLLALGFDVERHAGHFLIGQHIEDPDLTTVLIYGHGDVTHGQKGAWAGNMDPFALTDAGDRWFGRGTADNKAQHLINLMALEAVLEAQGSLGFNVKILMEMAEEVGSPGLETFCATHSTTLKADVLIASDGPRLQAETPTLFMGSRGAIDFDLSVDLREGAHHSGNWGGLLADPAMILAQALAVITDARGQLLIEAWKPDSLSPAVRAALDGLPIEMADGPVVDLGWGAVDLTPAERAYGWNSFAVLAMQSGVPDAPQNAISGKASARCQLRFVVGTDVDQILPSLRSHLDAHGFHAVTIIPREGHFPATRLDPDDPWVKRVATSITDTTGKVPHILPNLAGSLPNHCFADVLQLPTIWVPHSYRGCNQHAPNEHVLKSTCRDALILMAGLWSDLAA is encoded by the coding sequence ATGGCCAAAGCTGACGCAACTGCGCAGGCCGCCGCCTTGTTTGACGGCGGCGCATTTGAAACGGCGCTGGGTGCGTTGGTGGGCTATGCCACCGAAAGCCAGGTCGCGGGCAATCATGCAGTGCTGGATGCCTATCTGGACGATGCGATCACCCCGCGTCTTTTGGCGCTTGGCTTCGACGTTGAAAGACACGCGGGCCATTTCCTGATCGGGCAACACATTGAAGACCCCGATCTGACCACTGTGCTGATCTATGGCCATGGCGATGTGACCCATGGTCAAAAAGGGGCATGGGCCGGTAACATGGATCCGTTTGCTTTGACGGATGCAGGCGACAGATGGTTTGGTCGGGGGACGGCCGACAACAAAGCCCAACACCTGATCAACCTTATGGCCCTCGAAGCGGTTTTGGAGGCGCAAGGCAGCCTTGGGTTCAATGTCAAAATCTTGATGGAAATGGCGGAAGAGGTCGGATCACCGGGTCTTGAGACGTTTTGCGCGACACACAGCACCACGTTGAAAGCGGATGTATTGATCGCGTCGGACGGGCCGCGTTTGCAGGCGGAGACGCCCACGCTTTTCATGGGGTCGCGCGGGGCAATTGATTTCGATCTAAGCGTTGATCTGCGCGAGGGTGCGCATCATTCAGGCAATTGGGGCGGGCTGTTGGCGGACCCCGCGATGATTTTGGCGCAGGCCTTGGCAGTGATCACGGATGCCCGCGGCCAGTTGCTGATTGAGGCATGGAAACCCGACAGTTTGTCGCCAGCTGTTCGCGCGGCGCTGGACGGTTTGCCGATCGAGATGGCGGATGGTCCGGTTGTTGATCTGGGTTGGGGTGCCGTCGATCTAACGCCTGCGGAACGGGCGTATGGCTGGAACAGCTTTGCGGTCCTTGCGATGCAAAGCGGTGTCCCGGACGCGCCCCAGAATGCCATCAGCGGCAAGGCGTCCGCGCGATGTCAGTTGCGGTTTGTGGTGGGGACGGATGTAGACCAAATTCTTCCCAGCCTGCGCAGCCATCTTGATGCACATGGCTTCCACGCTGTCACGATCATCCCCCGCGAGGGGCATTTCCCCGCAACCCGCCTTGATCCTGATGACCCTTGGGTCAAGCGGGTGGCGACATCCATCACAGATACAACAGGGAAGGTGCCGCATATTTTGCCCAACCTTGCCGGATCGCTGCCCAATCATTGCTTTGCAGATGTATTGCAGCTGCCCACAATTTGGGTGCCGCACAGCTATCGCGGCTGCAATCAACATGCGCCCAATGAACATGTGCTGAAATCTACCTGCCGCGATGCCTTGATCCTGATGGCAGGATTGTGGAGCGATCTGGCAGCCTAA
- the map gene encoding type I methionyl aminopeptidase, with amino-acid sequence MNTADRGRLTKDGIRIYDPSDSAGMYAAGALAARILDDIAAHVFVGQTTGAIDKAIEEMVDAAGATSATIGYKGYKHASCISINHVVCHGIPGDKRLKDGDIVNIDVTVIVDGWFGDTSRMYVAGKLPRKAERLIQVTHDALMLGIEAVKPGNTFGDIGFAIQSFVESHRMSVVRDFCGHGLGRVFHAPPNVLHYGKPGNGAVLEPGMFFTIEPMVNLGRPETKTLADDWTAVTRDKSLSAQFEHSVGVTEDGVEIFTQSAAGTFHPTYGQS; translated from the coding sequence ATGAACACCGCAGACCGTGGCCGCCTGACAAAAGACGGCATCCGCATTTATGACCCTTCCGATTCCGCAGGCATGTATGCCGCTGGGGCATTGGCCGCGAGAATTCTGGACGACATTGCCGCACATGTATTTGTTGGCCAAACAACAGGCGCAATCGACAAAGCCATCGAAGAAATGGTCGATGCGGCGGGCGCCACCTCTGCCACGATCGGGTACAAAGGGTACAAGCACGCGTCGTGCATTTCCATCAACCACGTGGTGTGCCACGGCATTCCGGGCGATAAACGTCTGAAAGACGGCGACATCGTCAATATCGATGTGACAGTGATTGTGGATGGCTGGTTTGGTGACACATCGCGGATGTATGTTGCCGGCAAACTGCCGCGCAAAGCCGAACGGTTGATCCAAGTCACGCATGATGCGTTGATGTTGGGTATCGAGGCCGTGAAACCGGGCAACACCTTCGGCGACATAGGCTTTGCAATCCAAAGCTTTGTGGAAAGCCACCGCATGTCTGTGGTGCGTGATTTTTGCGGGCATGGTTTGGGCCGTGTCTTTCATGCGCCGCCCAATGTGTTGCACTACGGCAAGCCGGGCAACGGCGCAGTGCTGGAACCGGGAATGTTTTTTACCATTGAACCTATGGTCAATCTTGGCCGTCCGGAAACCAAAACACTTGCAGATGACTGGACTGCCGTGACACGCGATAAATCGCTGTCGGCACAGTTTGAACATTCAGTTGGCGTGACCGAAGACGGCGTTGAGATTTTCACGCAATCCGCGGCAGGCACGTTCCACCCGACCTATGGCCAAAGCTGA
- the sfsA gene encoding DNA/RNA nuclease SfsA yields MRFQTELVPARLIRRYKRFLADCVLDDGREVVAHCANPGSMMGLADEGMKIWLEPNDDPKKKLKFGWRLVDHENGHFTGVDTSVPNRALKMALENGEVAALSAYKTVRPEVKYGEKSRIDFLLQQDGLPDVYVEVKSVTLSRTMGQAEFPDSVTTRGTKHLAELTQMVRDGHRAVMLYLVQRTDCTTFTLANDIDPKYHAAYLLARNAGVETLCIGTNITPDSITLDSPLSIGI; encoded by the coding sequence ATGCGCTTTCAAACCGAACTTGTCCCTGCCCGCCTTATTCGCCGCTACAAACGGTTTCTTGCGGATTGCGTATTGGACGATGGCCGCGAAGTTGTGGCCCATTGCGCCAACCCCGGATCAATGATGGGACTTGCGGATGAAGGCATGAAAATCTGGCTGGAACCCAATGATGATCCCAAAAAGAAGTTGAAATTCGGGTGGCGGTTGGTCGATCACGAAAACGGGCATTTCACAGGGGTGGACACGTCAGTGCCCAACCGCGCCTTGAAAATGGCATTGGAAAACGGTGAAGTCGCGGCGCTCAGCGCCTACAAAACCGTGCGCCCCGAGGTTAAATACGGTGAAAAATCCCGTATCGATTTTTTGTTGCAACAAGACGGGCTGCCCGACGTCTATGTCGAAGTGAAATCCGTGACCCTTTCACGCACAATGGGCCAAGCTGAATTCCCCGACAGTGTGACAACACGCGGGACAAAGCATTTGGCTGAATTGACGCAAATGGTGCGTGACGGCCACCGCGCTGTGATGCTGTATCTGGTGCAGCGCACGGATTGCACCACATTCACACTCGCAAATGATATCGATCCCAAATATCACGCTGCCTATCTGTTGGCCCGTAACGCAGGTGTTGAAACGCTTTGCATCGGCACCAATATCACCCCCGACAGCATTACTTTGGACAGTCCGCTATCCATTGGCATCTAG
- a CDS encoding competence/damage-inducible protein A, which produces MPNPTAAMLVIGDEILSGRTRDANMHHLAGQLTESGIDLREVRVVSDDPDAIVAAVKALSDAYDTVFTSGGIGPTHDDITADCIAAAFDDPIDIRADARALLQAHYDKQGTDLNAARLRMARIPDSATLIDNPVSVAPGFSIQNVHVMAGVPAVFQAMVASVLPTLTGGDPLISKTLRIERGEGDIAGPLGELANAYPALSMGSYPYQKDGKYGANIVMRGTDMAMLSEAMEKLAAAFPE; this is translated from the coding sequence ATGCCAAACCCCACTGCCGCCATGTTGGTGATCGGCGACGAAATCCTGTCCGGTCGTACCCGCGACGCCAATATGCATCATCTTGCCGGGCAATTGACCGAAAGCGGCATTGATCTGCGCGAAGTGCGGGTGGTCTCCGATGATCCGGACGCCATCGTCGCGGCAGTCAAAGCCCTGTCAGACGCCTATGACACGGTGTTCACGTCAGGCGGCATCGGCCCGACTCACGACGACATCACCGCTGACTGTATCGCAGCGGCCTTTGATGATCCCATCGACATTCGCGCCGATGCGCGGGCTTTGTTGCAAGCCCACTACGACAAGCAAGGCACCGACCTGAACGCCGCGCGCTTGCGCATGGCACGCATCCCCGACAGTGCCACGTTGATCGACAACCCTGTGTCCGTGGCGCCGGGCTTTTCAATTCAAAACGTGCACGTGATGGCGGGTGTGCCTGCGGTGTTTCAGGCGATGGTTGCCAGTGTTTTGCCAACGCTGACGGGCGGTGATCCGCTGATTTCCAAAACACTGCGTATTGAACGGGGCGAAGGCGATATTGCTGGTCCTTTAGGCGAACTGGCCAATGCCTATCCGGCGCTGAGCATGGGAAGCTACCCCTACCAGAAAGACGGCAAATATGGCGCCAATATCGTGATGCGTGGCACCGACATGGCAATGCTGTCCGAAGCGATGGAAAAGCTGGCGGCGGCCTTTCCCGAATGA
- a CDS encoding GNAT family N-acetyltransferase: MTDLAPYFAALDATWPAARRFDVGGVTVREGLGGGSRVSAATANAAVDDAALDTAEQAMRDIGQTPRFMLRPHEDALDAQLAQRGYVKHDPTVLYTIPIARLTQIPIPRVTTFCIWEPLAIMAEIWAKGGIGTERLAVMGRAAQKTAILARWNEKPAGAGFVGLHEHIAMVHAIEVLPHQRRQGVAQWIMRQAAFWGQLHGADTLALLTTKDNTGANALYRKLGFEPAGGYHYRAKMEQ; encoded by the coding sequence ATGACCGATCTTGCCCCCTATTTCGCGGCACTGGACGCCACATGGCCTGCGGCACGTCGCTTTGATGTGGGGGGCGTCACTGTACGTGAGGGACTGGGCGGGGGCAGCCGTGTGTCGGCGGCCACGGCGAACGCCGCTGTGGATGATGCGGCGCTGGATACAGCAGAACAGGCGATGCGCGACATCGGCCAGACCCCGCGTTTCATGCTACGCCCGCACGAAGACGCGCTGGACGCCCAACTGGCGCAACGCGGCTACGTAAAGCACGATCCAACGGTGCTTTATACCATACCCATCGCGCGATTGACGCAAATACCAATCCCACGTGTGACGACCTTTTGCATCTGGGAACCGCTAGCCATCATGGCCGAGATCTGGGCCAAAGGCGGCATCGGCACCGAACGCTTGGCCGTCATGGGCCGCGCTGCGCAAAAAACAGCGATTCTGGCGCGATGGAATGAAAAACCGGCAGGCGCGGGTTTTGTTGGGCTGCACGAACACATAGCTATGGTGCATGCCATCGAAGTTCTACCCCATCAGCGCCGTCAAGGCGTGGCCCAATGGATCATGCGCCAAGCCGCGTTTTGGGGTCAATTGCACGGGGCCGATACGCTGGCTTTGTTGACCACAAAAGACAACACAGGGGCCAATGCCCTCTACCGGAAATTAGGTTTTGAACCTGCAGGTGGTTATCACTACAGGGCAAAGATGGAGCAATAA
- a CDS encoding peroxidase-related enzyme (This protein belongs to a clade of uncharacterized proteins related to peroxidases such as the alkylhydroperoxidase AhpD.): MTKTQPTALDLPPVDPMPADKQKYFDICQEKLGMVPNVLQAYTFDMTKFDAFTAMYNDLMLGDSGLTKLEREMIAVVVSSINKCYYCLTAHGAAVRQLSGNPMLGEQLVMNWRVADLEPRMVAVLTFAENLTVASYKTSESDRQGLRDQGFSDRDIFDIASVVGFFNMTNRVASATDMRPNDPYHSQHR; encoded by the coding sequence ATGACCAAAACACAACCCACTGCCCTCGATCTGCCGCCGGTCGATCCGATGCCCGCAGACAAGCAAAAATACTTTGATATCTGTCAGGAAAAACTTGGCATGGTGCCGAATGTCCTTCAGGCATACACCTTCGACATGACCAAATTCGATGCGTTCACAGCCATGTACAACGACTTGATGTTGGGCGACAGCGGGTTGACCAAGCTGGAACGCGAAATGATCGCCGTGGTCGTGTCATCCATCAACAAATGTTACTATTGCCTGACAGCACATGGTGCCGCTGTGCGGCAGTTGTCGGGCAATCCGATGCTGGGCGAACAGTTGGTGATGAACTGGCGTGTCGCTGACCTAGAACCGCGTATGGTGGCGGTTTTGACCTTTGCTGAAAACTTGACAGTGGCCAGCTACAAAACATCCGAAAGCGACCGACAAGGATTGCGCGATCAGGGGTTTTCGGATCGTGACATCTTCGACATCGCCTCCGTCGTTGGGTTCTTCAACATGACCAATCGCGTGGCCAGTGCCACGGACATGCGCCCCAACGACCCATATCACAGCCAGCATAGATGA